From the Thermosynechococcus sp. genome, the window TGGTCATCTACACCGGCCTCTTTCTCTACATTCGCTCGCAGGTCATCCGCCGCAGTACTGCTGACTATGAGGCGTGGCAGCAGGACTTAGTCTCACTCTATGCGCAGCAATTTAGCAATGCTCTACAGGAAATCACGGGGCTGGCAACCACCAGTGCCAATGCCTTAGAAGCGTTTCCCGCCGTCCGTGAGGAGGAGCTGTATTCATTTCTGCGTCGCAATCTCAAAATCAGCCGTTTAGCCTATGGGGCAGCAATCGCTTTCACCCCCTACAGCTTCTCCCCTCGTAAACGCTTGTTTGCCCCCTACGTCTACAGAGACAGACATCGCAACAGACTGGTACAAAAGGACACTGGGCGCATCTACGACTACACCCAGGTCAGATGGGACTGGTACAGTGAAGCTATCCGCACTGGCCAACCGCAATGGAGTGATCCCTACTTCGATGAAGGGGCAGGGAATGCCTGGATGGTGACCTATGCCGTTCCCTTTTACCGCCAGGGGCAAATTCGCGGTGTTGCTACGGTGGATGTGGCGCTGCCAACGCTGCAACAGGAAATCGATATCCAAGGGCTACAGCAGGCGCAGTTTTTTGTTTTGGATCGCAAGGGACGGATTATCTTCCACGGTGATCCTCAGCTCATTGGTCAGTCAATCTTCTACATAGCCAAGGAGTATAACCGCAGTGATCTAGCAGCTTTGGCTAAAGCGATGATCAGTGGCCACAGGGGCCATCTTTGGATGACCGATTGGGTCTCCCATGAGCGGCAATGGTTTTTTTACACCCCAATTCCTGACGTTGGTTGGAGCTTGGCCATCCGGGTGAGGGAAGAGGCGCTGCTGGATTTTATTCATCAAGAAACATGGGCAGGTCTGCTGATACTCGTCGTCTCCTTTGGTTTGATTAGTCTGGTGACCTTGGGTGTCACCGGCTATATGGTGCGTCCAATTCAGAGGTTGGCTGCCGCCGCTCACCAAATTGCCCTCGGCAATCTGGACATTGCCGAGGAGGTAGATACCCACAGCCAAGACGAGTTGGGGAACCTCGGTCGCACCTTTGTGGATATGGCGGCCCAACTCCAGGAGAGTTTTGATGAACTCCACCACTTTAATCAGCGACTTGAAGAAAAGGTAAAACAGCGTACTGCTGCCCTTGAGGCCGCCAACCAACAACTGAGTGAAAAAGAACGGGTGCTCCATGACCACAATGTTGCCCTTGTTCAGCTCAGTCAATCTCCCCATGTACAGCAGGGGCACTTTCGCATGGCTTTGCAGGAGATTATTCAGGTAACAGCAACAACACTGCGCGTCCAGCGGGCTTCGGCATGGGAACTCCAGGGCGATCGCCTTAAGTGTGTGGTGCAGTATGACCCTGCCGCCAATAACCATTCTCAACCCACGTACCTCACCCATTCCCCCTATCCGGAGTACCTAAAACTGCTGCGCACGGGTGAACCCCTCGTCGTCAATGACTTACTCACAGATCCGCGCACCCACGAACTGCGGGAGTATGCCAGAGTGCAACGGGTATATTCCCGCATTGATGCCCCGATCATCTTCAATGGCCAATTATTGGGGGTAATCTGTGTTGAGAGTATTGGTGAGCATCGAATTTGGCTGGTGGAGGAACGCAGTTTTGTCTCTAATGTCGCTGATATTGTGACCATCGCCCTGGCTGCCCATCAACGCCATCAGGCAGAGCGGGAGCTGCTCAAGGCTAAGGAAGCCGCAGAGGCGGCCAATAAAGCCAAAAGTATTTTCCTGGCCAATATGAGCCATGAACTGCGCACCCCCCTCAATGCCATTCTCGGCTTTAGTCAAATTTTGCTCAGCGATCGCACCCTTGCACCACAGCATCGCCAAACCCTTGAAAAGATTAATCGCAGTGGCGAACACCTGCTGGGCTTGATTAACGATGTCCTAGACATGGCCAAAATTGAGGCCGGACGCATGACACTTCAGAAAACCACCTTTGATCTGCGGCGGATGCTGCAAGATCTGGAAGAGATGCTGAAGGTGCGAGCTGAGGCCAAGGGGTTACGTCTGGTCTTTGATTTGCCTGCCAATCTGCCGGTGGCGGTGACTACCGATGAAATGAAGCTCCGCCAAGTGTTAGTGAACCTCTTGAGCAATGGCATTAAATTCACCAAGGAGGGGGGCGTCTCCCTCAAGGTTAGTTATAAAGCCCAAGATCCCCCTCGCCTCGCCTTTGAAGTCAGTGATACGGGTATTGGCATGACCCCACAGGAGTTGAAGATGCTTTTTCAGCCCTTTGTCCAAACCGATAGCAGTAAAAAAGTCAGCGAAGGTACCGGCCTGGGGTTGGCCATTAGCCGCCAGTTCGTGCAATTGATGGGGGGGGATATTCAGGTGCGTAGCACCAAGGGGAAAGGCAGCCAGTTCTACTTCGAGGTGCCAATTGACCTTGGAGATCCTCGATCGCTCCAGGAGGAAAAGGCACAAACTATTGTTGGCCTGCGATCGCCCACCTCAGAAGTGCGCATTCTGGTGGTGGATGATCTCCCTGAAAACCGCCAACTCCTTACTCAACTGCTAGAACCGGTCGGATTTTGTTGTCGCGAAGCCAGCAATGGTCAAGAGGCAGTGGAGATCTGGCGAGCATGGCAGCCCCATGCCATTCTCATGGATATTCGGATGCCCGTCATGGACGGTAAAACGGCCACGCGACAGATCAAGAAAGAAGTGGGCGATCGCCGGCGCCGCGGGGAAGTCGTCTGCCCCCCGAAAATTCTTGCAGTTACCGCCAGTAGCTTTGAGCGGGACAAACAGGAACTGCTGAATCTTGGTTGCGATGCCTATATTGCCAAGCCCTTCCGGCCGCAAACAATTTTTGACCAACTTGCTGCCCAGTTGCACCTAGAGTATGCCTACGCAGAGGCTCTACCTCCCCCGAGTGCCCCCCCTCCTCAGGTGCTTGATCCAGCCGCCTTAATGGTGATGCCTCGCCCTTGGATTGCTGAACTCCAAGCAGCCGCCAAAAAGCTCAATGCCAAGCGCATTCGCGAACTGATTGCTGAGATTCCACCCGAAGAAGCCGCCTTGATTGCCGGCCTGCAGCAACTGGTAAAAACGTTCCGTTTTGATAAGATTGTTGAGTTAACGCTGGTTTAATGTTCACACTGACGCAACTTTGCCCTACACCATTGGAAAATGCCCGTCAGTTGCACCTCTCATTAACCGCAGAGGAACGGTGTCGCAGTCGTCTCCATTGCCACAGTGATGAGGGGGAGTCACTGTATCTGAAGCTGCCCCGTGAAATCACCCTACAGCCGGGCGATCGCCTTCGGGACGAGGACGGCACGGTGGTAGTCACAGTTCACGCCAAACCCGAACCCACGCTAAAGGTGATGGCTACCACTCCCCTTGACCTTCTACAGGCCGCTTACCATCTCGGGAATCGTCACGTCCCCTTGGAAATTCACACCGATTATCTTCGCTTGGGCGCAGATTCCGTGTTGCAAACCATGCTTGAACAGCGGGGCTTGACGGTGATGTTTGAAGTCGCTCCCTTTTGTCCCGAACGCGGTGCCTACTATGCTCACTGATTCAGCGCTTTTAGCCTTGCTGCAGTGGGTGAGTCCGGCTCTACCGATTGGCGGCTTTAACTACTCCGAGGGCCTGGAGACTCTAATTGCCCAAGGCAAGATCACCTCAGCAGCAGCCGTACAGGACTGGCTAAGCTTTGAACTGGCCTTTGGCAGTGCCCACTTCGAAACAGCAGTCATGGTGCGGGTCTATCGAGCGATCGCCAAGGGCGATTTTGACGCCGTTCACCAGTGGAATGCGTGGCTCTCGGCTGCCCGCGAAAGTGCCGAACTGCGCGCCCAAAATTGGCAAATGGGAACAGCATTGATCAACCTTGTCGCTGCCCTCGATCGCCTACCCCCCGAACTTCAGACTGGCCAGCCCTACCCTTGGAATACCAGTGTTGCCTTTTGTATTGCCGCTGCCCTTGCAGACATTCCCTTAGAAACTGCACTTTTAGGCTATCTCCACAGTTGGGTCACCACCCTGATCAATGCAACAGTGAAACTGATTCCCCTTGGTCAGACAGCAGGTCAAGTACTCCTGCGCCAGCTTCAGCCGCAAATTCAGCAGACGGTACAGCAAAGCTTAAATGTGACTGACCATAACTTAGACGATGACTTAAACTTAGAAAGCTGTACTTTGGGCTTAGCCCTCGCCAGTATGCAGCACGAAACGCTCTACTGCCGCCTATTTCGGAGTTAATTGTCTAGCACATGATTTCCGTTTTGATAAGATTGTGGAACTCACCTTGGTCTGAGGAGCACTCCCCAACAAATGGTGGGCCCCTACAATGGGAAAATGAAGAAGCCGAGGCGCAGTTATAAAGCGCGACAAAATCACTAAAATTACTGAATTAGTAGTGCTGAGTCCCCCAATCCAGGAGCGTTACGGAAAATAGTAAAAGATTGGTAACCTGTATCAATCAGCAAATGTTCAAAGATGCCTTCTGCAACTAGCTCATCAATCACTTTCTTAACCGGTGAGTGATTATTTCCTGCAACATCGTACCAGCCATAGTAATCGTGGAGGATGAAATAGCCTCCCGGACGCAGATACCACGGTACATAATTAAACACATCCGCTTTACACCCTTCATAGCTGTGGTCTCCATCTATAAAGATCAGGTCAACTAATCCTTCTACAGTGACTTCATCCGAGCGGGCATTGATGAACTGCACATAGCTCTCCAATTGTGCTTCGCAGATCAAATCTTTGGCTTCTTGGGTAGGAAAGGGATCAATAGATAGTAACTGACGCCTTTTAGGGGCTTCAAACTCACCATAATCCACATCGGGGCGTTGTTTATGCTGCTGTGGTTCCTGCCAGCCGATATCAATAAACCGAAGGGCACTGGCCAAGCAGAGGGTGGAAAACCCCTTAAAGCGGCCAATTTCAATTATTCGCGTTGCCCGAATACTCACCGCCAAGGAAAATAGAGTCATCCCCAGACCTAACTCAGACCCCCCCGCCACAAGTGCCCGGCGCATCAGGCCAAAAAAATCGCCAAAATAGCCGTCCATTCTCTGTTGGTTCTGAGGTAATGGCTCCGTTATCATCCAATGTTCAGGACTAAAACTCATGGGGGCTTGTCTCCAGGTGGCCAGTTTCCTTACCTGTTAGTTTAGCCCTTTCCGGAACCCCCTCAGGACAATGCGTGTCTGCTGACCGTTAGCGGCAGATCTTGCGAAGGTTGAAGCACGGGGTTAGTTTGTGTATCTTGAAAACGGAAATTTGAAAAACAAGCTTCCCGTTTAGAGAAACCATAAAAAGTGGCACTGATTTCCGTTGAAACAGCCGTTGACCTTATTCAGCAACATTTGCCGGCTTGGGGCACAGAGATCATTTCCTTGACTGAGCCTTGGTACAGCAGACTGGCGGTAACGATTACCAGCGATCGCCCCTACCCGCCCATTGACCGCATCCTGGTGGATGGCATTGCCCTTAATTGGGCAGCCTATCAGTCTGGTCAGCGTGCTTTTCCGATTCTGGGGGTGGTTCCTGCGGGTAAAGCACCGCCAACCCTCACGGATACGCAAGCCTGTTTTGAAGTTATGACCGGTGCGGCCTTGCCCCAAGGCTGTGATCTGGTGATTCCCTATGAAGCGCTGGAGATTCGCGACGGTGTTGCCCATATCCTGCACTCGGAAGCCTGGTCACCCTATCAATTTGTCCACCGCTGTGGCAGTGATGCTGCTGCCGGTCAACCCGTTTTGGCCCGCGGTACCCCTTTGCACGGTCCAGCCTGGGGAATTCTTGCCTCTGTGGGACAGACGGAAGTTTGTGTTCAGCGCACCCCTCGTACCCAAATCATTGCTACAGGCAATGAACTGATTCCGCCCCACGACACACCCCAGCCCTACCAACTCCGACTCTCCAATACCTATGCTTTAATGGCTGCCCTCAAGCGCCAAGGCTATAGCCAAGTCAGCATCACCCATTTGCCCGATGATCCAGTGCAACTGGCAACTCACTATCGCCAAGCAAGTCAAGACTACGACCTTCTGATTTACTGCGGTGGCGTTTCCAAGGGCAAGTTTGACTATTTGCCACAACTCTGGCGCGATCAAGGCGTCCAGCAGTATATCCACGGTGTTGCCCAGCGTCCCGGAAAGCCCCTCTGGTTTGGCGTGGATCATCGCCAGCAAACGGCCATATTTGGTTTACCGGGGAACCCCGTCTCCAGTTTGGTCTGTTTGCACCGCTATCTATTGGACATTCCGCCCCTCTATGCCCGCTTGGCTGCTCCCTTCTACTTTGAGCAGCCCTTAACCTACTTTTTACCCGTTAAACTAGAAACTACAAAAACCGCTGAGCTCATTGCCCACCCTCGACCAATGCAAAATTCTGCTGATTTTTTGGCCTTGGCTGATAGCGATGGCTTTTTAGAACTGCCTGCCTCTCAAGGAACCTTTGCCGCTGGGGAATGCTATCGCTATTTTCCGTGGAGTTAGCAGCGATGGTTGTAACCGCCGCTATTCCTAGACAGCGCCTAGTAGATGCCCAAGGACGACAAATTCGCAAGTTGCGCCTCTCGGTTACGGATCGCTGTAATTTGCGGTGTACCTACTGCATGCCGCTAGATGCCGCCTTCATGCCCACCCAGACCTACCTAACCCCAGTTGAGTATGCCACGATTGTAGCTGAACTGGTGGAACTGGGGATTGAATCGGTGCGGCTGACGGGCGGCGAGCCCCTGTTGCGAGCAGAGTTTCCTGAGATTGTGGCGGCTTTGGCGGCGGTGGGAGTGCCGGAACTGAGCTTAACCACCAATGGCATTCGCCTTATCCCCTTTTTGCCCCTGCTGGATCGCTATGGTGTACGACGTTTAAATATTAGCCTTGATAGCTTAGACCCCCAGACCTTTGCAGCAATTAGCCATGGCCACCATTTGGAAACCGTGAAGGAGGCGATTGCTACGGCTGCTGACCAAGGGTTTCAAGTCAAGCTGAACATGGTTGTGATGGCGGGCGTCAATGATCACGAGTTGGTGCCAATGGTGGAGTACGCCAAAGCTTTAGGGGTTGAGGTGCGTTTTTTGGAACTGATGCGCATTGGCTATGCCTGCCACTTGGGGAGCGATCGCTTTGTTAGCGCTGCCACCATGCTTGAGCACCTGCGCCAGTACTACGATTTGCGTCCTGTTCCTCGTCCGCAAGATTCCACCTCGTTTAACTTTGAGACCGCCTGTGGGGCTCAGATTGGCTTCATTGCTTCGGAATCGCAACCCTTTTGTGGCCACTGCTCGCGCTGGCGATTGTCTGCAGATGGTGTCTTAAGGGCCTGTCTATTTAAGGAAGCGGGGATTTCCCTGCGGGGCTTGAGCAAAGCTGAACGCTATGCTGCCTATGGGCAAGTGCTAGGAATGAAACCCAGCCTGCGCAGCGCAGAAGTCCACCATGCCATGCACCAAATTGGAGGCTAAGAGAATGCTCTCCCACATCAATAGCAACCAGCAACCTCAGATGGTCGATATTAGCGAGAAATCGATAAGCGATCGCCGGGCGGTGGCAGAAGCCCTCATTGAATTGCCGCCGGTCTTTCAAGCCTATGTCCAAGAGGGAGATCTCTTTCTGAAAAAAGGGCCTGTGCTGCAAACGGCAATTATTGCCGGCACAATGGCGGTGAAACGTACCGCCGAAGCCATTCCCTTTTGCCACCCGCTGCCCATTACCAGTTGTCGCTTTGAAACCCACATTGAGTCCCTGGAAAGCGGTGTTCGGATTCGCCTGCGCTGTGAGGTCAAAACCCGCGATCGCACCGGTGTGGAAATGGAAAGTCTGCATGGAGTGACGATTGCAGCCCTAACAATTTATGACATGTGCAAAGCCCTCAGTCCCCAAATTGTGATGCGGGAGGTGCGCCTTCTGGCCAAAAGTGGTGGCAAGAAAACCCTAGGTCAATATCCCCTCTTTGGTCTTGTGCTCACCGGCGGCCAAAGTCAGCGCATGGGACAGGATAAAGCTCTTCTTGACTATTACGGCCAACCCCATGCCCAATACCTCTACAACTTGTTGGCACAATACTGTGAACAGGTCTTTCTTTCAGCCCGAACCAATCAATGGCAGGGAACGCCCCTTGCTGAGCTGCCCACTCTTCCAGACACTCTTCCCCAGATTGGGCCAATTGCCGGTATCTTAACTGCTTTGCGCGCCTATCCCGAAGTGAACTGGTTCGTAGTGGCCTGTGACTTACCCTATTTAACCACGGAAACCCTTGCTCCCCTAGTGCACCACTACCGCGAAGATGTGGTGGCCACTTGCTATCACCATCCCCAGGAGGGCTTCCCAGAGCCACTGTGTGCGATTTATACCCCCCAAGCTCTGCCAGTGTTTGAAGCTGCCTATGCAGCGGGGATCTACTGCCCTGTGAAAATTCTCCAGCGATCGCCCTGCCAGCGCCTCACCCCACCTCAGCCGACGATTACTGCCAATATCAACACCCCCGAAGAGTATCTTGAAGCGCTACACCATGTCCGACGCCCCTAAAACACCTAAAACAATTTACTTGCGCTACTTTGCCCAGCTGCGGGAGCAAAGCGAACGGGAACAGGAGGAGCGAGTGACCACTGCCCAAACCTATGGTGAGCTATACCAAGAACTAAAGACCCAGTATGGGTTTACCCTTGATCTGGCTCAGATTAAGGTTGCGGCTAATGATATGTTTGTGGCACTGGATCAACCCCTACGACCTGGAGATGAGGTCGTCTTTATTCCCCCCGTTGCTGGGGGTTAGCTAGCCGATGGTGATCAAACAGTTTTCTCTAACGAATACACCCCTAGAGCCAGCCCAGTTGTGGCAGCCCCTTGCTAGCCTGAGTGCCGGGGCCTTTGTTAGCTTTGAGGGCTGGGTCCGCAATCACAATCACGGCAAGATCGTCACTGCCCTAGAGTATGAGGTTTATCCCGCCTTGGCCCGCAAGGAAGGGGATCAGATTCTAGCAGAAGCCATTGAGCAATTTGATTTACTGGGGGCGATCGCCTGCCATCGCTATGGACGACTCACGCTTGGCGAGATTGCTGTCTGGGTAGGGGTAACGGCACCTCATCGCAAACAAGCCTTTGCTGGTGCAGCCTACATCATTGATGAAATCAAACACCGCCTGCCCATTTGGAAAAAGGAACACTATTTAGATGAGCCAGCGGTTTGGGTCTCTTGCCGTAACCATGGCCATTCCAGTCCTCTTTAAATCCTCTTTAACGGCAAAAGTCATTCCCATGGCAGCAGCAAATAAACATCGCAAAACATAAACAGTGAGGAAATCTCAGGTTATCCGGTCTGAAGGTTGACGTGCCACACAGAATTGAGAACTTCCCAAAGCTGTATCAGCGAATACCCTTTGCTATGTAGGAATCCCCTAGCATTGAGAGCGGCTAAACCATTGAGGCAGAGAGGGAATGTTGCGACTTGATCAGTTGCAATCCTTTTTGGCTATTGCTGAAACAGGAAGCTTTCAAGCGGCAGCGCGACAGTGTGGGGTGACACAGCCAACAATTAGTCGGCAAATTCAGGCCTTAGAACAATGTTTTGGAATTCAACTCTTGCACCGCTCGAACCCAGTCAAATTGACAGTGGCAGGAGATCTCTTTTTGCACCGTGCTCAGCGCATTTGCCAAGAGTGGCGAGCAGCCAATGCTGAACTCAAAGCCATGCAAAATGGCCAGCAGCAGGAACTCTGCATTGCTGCTATTCACTCCATTTGCCGCTACTTTTTACCCAGACTGTTACCAGCGTTTTGCCAAGCGTTTCCCAAAATGCAGTTGCGAGTAACAGCCCTGGGGAGCGATCGCGCCCTCAAGGTTCTCCAAGACGGACTCGTGGATTTAGCTATTGTCATGGGCGATCGCCACCTTTTAAAACAGTCTGAGTGGGTAGTTGAATTCCTCTACAGTGAGCCCGTGCAAGTGCTAATGGCTGCTGAACACCCCCTCGCGGTTAACGACACCTTGCCATGGCAACTATTGGCCACTTTTCCCCATGTAGTGTTCAAGGACGGCTATGGTATGCGCCGCTTAGTGAACGAAGAATTTAGCCGTCGAGGCTTGTCTTGGCAACCTGCCCTAGAACTCAACACGCCTGAGGCTTTTATTGCAGTGATTCGCGAAAGTGAAATGGTGGCTTTGCTACCGCGCTCAGCTCTCCAGGAGGCTCTCGAGGATCCCACCCTAGTGATTCGGGATTTGGCGGCACCCCCGCCGCCGCGGCAAGTGTTGGCCATTACCACCCGCGATCGCTTGACCTTACCCCCTGTTGCCCAATTGCTCAAATTGATCCGCCAGCAGGCTGCCCATGAGTCTTGTCTTTCGTGATTTACTAAAAAAAGTTGGCAGTGGCGCCCATACCCATAAAGACCTAACCCGCGCTGAGGCAGCCTTAGCTTTGCAACTGATGCTGGAGCAAGTGGCAACCCCTGCCCAAATTGGGGCGTTTCTCATTGCCCATCGGATTAAGCGACCTACCCCAGAAGAGATGGCGGGAATGCTCGACACATACAACAAGCTGGGTCCGAAGCTTCCTGCCGTTGAGACCAGTAGCCCGGTCATGATCCTGAGCCAGCCCTATGATGGTCGCGATCGCACCTTTCCCCTCAGCCCCTTGACAGCATTGGTTCTGGCCGCTGCTGGAGTACCGGTACTCCAACATGGGGGCGATCGTATGCCCACAAAGGAGGGAACTCCCCTGCTGACCCTATGGCGATGCCTAGGGGTGGACTGGTCGACACTTACCCTAGGGCAAGTTGCCCATTGCCTAGCGCAAACGAACTTAGGCTTTGTCTACCTGCCGCGACACTTTCCTGCTGCCCAAGGACTAGTGCCCTACCGTGAGCAAATTGGTAAACGCCCCCCGCTTGCCACACTGGAATTAATCTGGAATCCCTACCAAGGTCAAAGCCACCTCGTGGCAGGGTTTGTCCATCCACCCACTGAAACAATTATGCGCGATGCCCTCCACCTCCACGGCATTCAAGAATTTACCACTGTCAAAGGCCTTGAAGGCAGTTGTGATTTGCCCCGTGAACGGACCGCAATTATTGGCCTTGCTCGTAAGGGCGATACCCCTTGGCAGCGCTTGCATCTGCATCCCCAAGACTACAGGATGGCCGGCAGGAATGTCCCATGGCCAAAGGACACAACAACCGCTGCCCAGATGATGGCTGCTGTTTTAGAGGCAGAGGAGCAGCCCCTGACCACCTCTGTCCTCTGGAATAGTGGCTTTTACCTGTGGCAGGGGGGCAAAACCAATAGTCTGCATGAGGGAATAGCGCTAAGCAGTGAATTGCTCTGCAGTGGTGCTGTAGGTCAACAGTTGCATCGGTTGCAAACAACCTTGGAAAAATTCTCGGGATCCGCCAATTGACGGTGCTTGAACGACAACTCATCCAGCCTCATCCTTGGGTCCTGGCTTCCTCCTGTGCTCGGATAGTTTCCTAAAACAGTCTGACTGCAACTTTGCCAAGACCTCAGACCAGACCAAATTCCTGTAACGCTGGCCAAAAATTGCGATTTTCATGACCCGGCTGGCTGAGTTTAAGGAGAGCAAAGCGTTGCAGAGGCGTCAAGGCCGCCCACTTTTCTACTGTCAGGCTATGGTGGGGTACCTTCGTCAGTTGTTGTTGAATTATCTCCGGCAGTTTAGTGGTGATAGTCCAAGGGTAGGGCTGAGGCATTTCTAAGTCACTGGGCGGACTGCCATGATTTTGGGTCACCCAATCTCGCAGTTGCTGGCGATAGTTTGCCTGATCTTCAGGGGTATCGCAGGGGGTCACCACTAGCCATTGTCGCTGCTTGTGGGAGAGTTGAAGCCAGTGGAGCAACTTGAGCTTAACCCCACACACATCCAGTTTGTAGCGGACAATCATGGGTATGCAGCGCAATGAAGATGCAAATTCAGCTTCAAAATCAAAGAAGTAAGACATCGATAACCACAGCTCTCCACAAAGAATTAGATTCTATGACTGCTCAAGGGCAATTCCATTTTCCTGCACCAGGGAGATATGGGGCCTCTGCCGCAATTTTACGGGCAACACCTGCACAGCACAGGCTTTGAGTTCCGGCTGCTGCGAGACTGGACAGGCAATTGGGTGAGTAAGTTGGTTGACCTCGCCCCCCTCGGCAAAGAGAAAGCCCCAGTGCATGGGCACAAAAAGTGTCCCCGGCCGAATGGCTTCGGTTATGGTTACGGGTAGGCATACTTGACCGCGGCGCGATCGCACTTCTACCCAATCCCCCGCCTTGAGCTCTAAGGTTGCGGCATCTTCCGGGTGCATTTCCACAAAGGGATTGGGATGCATTTTTTGAATTTTGGGGATGCGACCGGTGCGGGTTTGGGTGTGCCAGTGGCCGTAAAGACGACCAGTGGTCAGGGTAAATCTATAGACTTTGTCGGTGGGTTCAGCGACGCCCTGACTGTGGGCAAGGCAAAAAACTGCCCGTTGATCGGCGGTGTGAAATCGCCGATCTGTATAGAGGCGCTTGGGCTTGCGAGCTTCTTCATCGCTCATCCCCACAGGACAGGGCCACTGCAGGGGCCCTAAGCGGGCGAGGCGCTCGTGGCTCAGACCCGATTGATCGCAGGGACGACCGGCAGTGAGTTGGACAAATTCAGCATAGACGTCAGCGGCAGTGGCAAAGGGAAAGAGGCTTTCGTACCCCAAGCGGCGACCCACCTCAGCAAAAATTTCCCAGTCGGGTCGAGCAAGACCGGGGGGCGAGCGAAAAGCGGGGGAAAGGGTGACGCGACGTTCGGAGTTGGTCATGACACCCGTTTTCTCGCTCCATTGAGCTGCCGGCAAAATCAGATGGGCATAGGCCGCCGTTTCAGTGGGAAAGTAGGCATCTTGATAGACAGTAAAGGGAGATTTGAGAAAGGCTGCCTTGGCGCGCTCTAAATGGGGAAAACTGACCGCAGGATTCGTGGCAGCAATCCACAATAAGCCAACCTCCCCTCGTTCTAAGCCTTCCACAATTTGCCATGCGGTGCGACCGGGGCGATCGCTGATTTGCCCCCGCGGTAGCCCCCAAAAGTCCTCCACCTCTTGGCGATGCTGGGGATTTGTGACTTGGCGATAGCCGGGCAGCAAATGGCTCAGGCCGCCGGCTTCGCGTCCCCCCATGGCGTTGGGTTGCCCGGTCAGCGAAAAGGGGCCACTCCCCGGGCGACCCATTTGCCCCGTCAGTAGGTGCAGGTTAATCAGACAGCGAGCTTTAGCCGTTCCTTCGGCCGATTGGTTAATGCCCATTGACCAAAGGGAAAGCACTGCTTGGGCGTGACCCCAATAGCGAGCCGCCTGCTCTAGATCGCTTTGAGCAATGCCACAGCGTTCTGCCACCCAGTGCGGCGGGTAGGTGGCCAGGAGCTTCACATAGTCGGCAAAACCTTGGGTACACTCCTCAATGAACTGGGCATCCACGTGTCCCCATTGCAGCAGCAGATGACCAATGCCGTGGAGCAGGTCAATATCTGTACCCGGGCGAATGGCCAGGT encodes:
- a CDS encoding molybdopterin oxidoreductase family protein — translated: MPTPATPVSSLCPYCGVGCGLEAVPQGKGAYKIRGDRQHPSSQGMVCVKGATIMEALDRDRLAYPLWRERLDQPFTIISWDKAMSCLVERIEWVRRQQGADAICMYGSGQFQTEDYYVAQKLIKGCLGTNNFDANSRLCMSSAVSAYTASLGADGPPCCYDDLEATDCAFLIGTNTAECHPIVFNRLRNHHKRDPGVKLIVVDPRRTATAEVADLHLAIRPGTDIDLLHGIGHLLLQWGHVDAQFIEECTQGFADYVKLLATYPPHWVAERCGIAQSDLEQAARYWGHAQAVLSLWSMGINQSAEGTAKARCLINLHLLTGQMGRPGSGPFSLTGQPNAMGGREAGGLSHLLPGYRQVTNPQHRQEVEDFWGLPRGQISDRPGRTAWQIVEGLERGEVGLLWIAATNPAVSFPHLERAKAAFLKSPFTVYQDAYFPTETAAYAHLILPAAQWSEKTGVMTNSERRVTLSPAFRSPPGLARPDWEIFAEVGRRLGYESLFPFATAADVYAEFVQLTAGRPCDQSGLSHERLARLGPLQWPCPVGMSDEEARKPKRLYTDRRFHTADQRAVFCLAHSQGVAEPTDKVYRFTLTTGRLYGHWHTQTRTGRIPKIQKMHPNPFVEMHPEDAATLELKAGDWVEVRSRRGQVCLPVTITEAIRPGTLFVPMHWGFLFAEGGEVNQLTHPIACPVSQQPELKACAVQVLPVKLRQRPHISLVQENGIALEQS